From a single Kitasatospora sp. NBC_00458 genomic region:
- a CDS encoding FAD-binding oxidoreductase, translated as MITRRSLLGGAGALALPLAAVTALPASATASESRRRRWSRLAARLHGTLVLPGDPAYGTAKQIGQARFDSVEPAAVAYCADEADVSLCLRYAQDHDLPIAVRAGGHSGGGYSTGTGLVIDVSRLDSAAVTADGRATFGGGTQLVDVTNAVAPHGLAVSGGFCPTVSLGGFLQGGGIGLLTRHVGISSDKVTSARVVLADGRTVTASPDEHDDLYWALRGGGGGNFGVVTSYTVQPVPLATLTLASLTWTFDRAVDLLDGWAHWLPDAPRTLGGGAVVGLPPFPGASPFVSVLIGSVGTEAELSAEIGRLVSLVGAVPATRNSFTAPYLSVMMGLYGCGSYTRDQCHRAGTGPTAVLARPTAAVDRGRLFDGPPPRALWEAAVGRIDGDRQTGHQRMVQLSALGGAANDPARTASAYVHRNAQFNASFGAVIATGPVDQAAVAAARSWADGGFALLDPYSSGESYQNFIDPGLPDWQRAYYGENYPRLVGVKHRYDPHRLFSFPQAIGTRPGRGARG; from the coding sequence ATGATCACTCGCAGATCGCTCCTCGGCGGCGCCGGCGCGCTGGCCCTCCCGCTCGCCGCCGTCACCGCCCTCCCCGCCTCCGCCACGGCCTCCGAGTCCCGGCGACGACGATGGTCCCGGCTGGCGGCCCGGCTGCACGGCACCCTCGTCCTCCCCGGCGACCCGGCCTACGGCACCGCCAAGCAGATCGGCCAGGCCCGCTTCGACTCCGTCGAGCCCGCCGCCGTCGCCTACTGCGCCGACGAGGCCGACGTCTCCCTCTGCCTCCGCTACGCGCAGGACCACGACCTCCCGATCGCCGTCCGCGCCGGCGGCCACAGCGGCGGCGGGTACTCCACCGGCACCGGCCTGGTGATCGACGTCTCCCGCCTCGACTCGGCCGCCGTCACCGCCGACGGCAGGGCCACCTTCGGGGGCGGCACCCAGCTGGTCGACGTGACCAACGCCGTCGCGCCCCACGGCCTCGCGGTCTCCGGCGGGTTCTGTCCCACCGTCTCCCTGGGCGGCTTCCTCCAGGGCGGCGGGATCGGCCTGCTCACCCGGCACGTCGGCATCTCCAGCGACAAGGTGACCTCGGCCCGGGTGGTGCTGGCCGACGGCAGGACGGTCACCGCCTCGCCCGACGAGCACGACGACCTGTACTGGGCGCTGCGCGGCGGCGGTGGCGGCAACTTCGGCGTCGTCACCTCCTACACGGTGCAGCCCGTCCCGCTGGCCACGCTCACCCTGGCCAGCCTCACCTGGACCTTCGACAGGGCGGTCGACCTGCTGGACGGCTGGGCGCACTGGCTGCCCGACGCCCCGCGGACCCTGGGCGGCGGGGCCGTGGTCGGCCTGCCCCCCTTCCCCGGCGCGTCCCCGTTCGTCTCGGTGCTGATCGGCTCGGTCGGCACCGAGGCCGAACTGTCGGCGGAGATCGGGCGGCTGGTCTCGCTGGTCGGCGCCGTCCCGGCCACGCGGAACAGCTTCACCGCGCCCTACCTCTCGGTCATGATGGGCCTCTACGGCTGCGGCTCGTACACCCGGGACCAGTGCCACCGGGCGGGCACCGGTCCGACCGCCGTCCTGGCCCGGCCGACCGCCGCGGTGGACCGGGGCCGGCTGTTCGACGGGCCGCCGCCGCGGGCGCTCTGGGAGGCCGCGGTCGGCCGCATCGACGGCGACCGGCAGACGGGCCACCAGCGGATGGTCCAGCTGAGCGCGCTGGGCGGCGCGGCCAACGACCCGGCACGGACCGCCTCCGCGTACGTCCACCGCAACGCGCAGTTCAACGCGAGCTTCGGCGCGGTCATCGCCACCGGCCCGGTGGACCAGGCCGCCGTCGCGGCGGCGCGCAGCTGGGCGGACGGCGGGTTCGCGCTGCTCGACCCGTACTCCAGCGGCGAGAGCTACCAGAACTTCATCGACCCGGGGCTGCCGGACTGGCAGCGCGCCTACTACGGCGAGAACTATCCGCGGCTGGTCGGGGTCAAGCACCGGTACGACCCGCACCGCCTGTTCTCCTTCCCCCAGGCCATCGGCACCCGCCCGGGGCGGGGCGCCCGGGGCTGA
- a CDS encoding NAD-dependent epimerase/dehydratase family protein: MSSPPSDVRSGLTGGEDAPDISASPPPAYDGRPLTVAVTGAAGVLGERVAARLVASPGVKKVLAVDDRRGEVPGVQWRVLDVRDPAVAERLAGVDVVVHLAMDLGMESDPRARSAYNVRGAQTVLTAAAAAGVHRVVLCTSAMVYGALADNEVPLAEDSELRATEEASLVGDLLEIERLARRAPRAHPGLQVTVLRPAVVVGPGVDTVLTRHFEAPRLLVVAGSRPCWQFCHVDDLAVALEYAALGLVEGEVTVGCDGWLEQEDVERLSGIRRMELPASLALGTAARLHRLGLTPAPAGDLAYTMYPWVVSGSRLHEAGWRPRYTNEEVLAELLAQVAGKHAVAGRRLGGKEAATSLGAAGATVALVGTAALVRRARKRRRF, translated from the coding sequence GTGAGTTCCCCGCCTTCGGACGTTCGCTCTGGGCTGACCGGAGGAGAGGACGCCCCGGACATCTCGGCGTCGCCGCCTCCAGCCTATGACGGAAGACCCCTGACCGTGGCGGTCACGGGTGCCGCCGGTGTGCTCGGCGAGCGGGTCGCGGCCCGGCTGGTGGCCTCGCCGGGGGTGAAGAAGGTGCTCGCGGTGGACGACCGGCGCGGTGAGGTGCCGGGTGTCCAGTGGCGGGTCCTCGACGTCCGGGACCCTGCGGTGGCCGAGCGGCTGGCCGGGGTGGACGTGGTGGTCCACCTGGCGATGGACCTGGGCATGGAGTCCGACCCGCGGGCGCGCAGCGCCTACAACGTGCGGGGCGCGCAGACGGTGCTGACGGCGGCCGCGGCCGCCGGGGTGCACCGGGTGGTGCTCTGCACCTCGGCGATGGTCTACGGCGCACTGGCCGACAACGAGGTGCCGCTGGCGGAGGACTCCGAGCTGCGGGCGACCGAGGAGGCCTCGCTGGTCGGGGACCTGCTGGAGATCGAGCGGCTGGCCCGCCGGGCACCGCGGGCGCACCCGGGGCTGCAGGTGACCGTGCTGCGGCCGGCCGTGGTGGTCGGTCCCGGGGTCGACACCGTGCTGACCCGGCACTTCGAGGCGCCGCGGCTGCTGGTGGTGGCGGGTTCGCGGCCCTGCTGGCAGTTCTGCCACGTGGACGACCTGGCGGTGGCGCTGGAGTACGCGGCGCTGGGCCTGGTCGAGGGCGAGGTGACGGTCGGCTGCGACGGCTGGCTGGAGCAGGAGGACGTGGAGCGGCTGTCGGGGATCCGGCGGATGGAGCTGCCGGCCTCGCTCGCGCTGGGCACCGCGGCGCGGCTGCACCGGCTGGGGCTGACGCCGGCGCCGGCCGGGGACCTCGCGTACACGATGTACCCGTGGGTGGTGTCGGGCAGCCGGCTGCACGAGGCGGGCTGGCGGCCGAGGTACACCAACGAGGAGGTGCTGGCGGAGCTGCTGGCGCAGGTGGCCGGGAAGCACGCGGTGGCCGGGCGGCGGCTGGGCGGCAAGGAGGCCGCGACCAGCCTGGGTGCGGCGGGGGCGACGGTGGCGCTGGTGGGTACGGCCGCGCTGGTGCGGCGGGCGCGGAAGCGGCGCCGCTTCTGA
- a CDS encoding PPA1309 family protein, producing MSDGSNLPDDVSTLPAATPLTRAALEIDEYAATLGWDLPARLFALVDSAALRKADPRIAKQLGLADTEEAGLTPVEQDELPAGMELDKFLGTIAWPDAVAGCALVVERLMLPPGSEQTRPRNASDAQLAEWVANHPKREEVRITAAVLRGGKREVALRLRSKDVAREVLTGPDLVPGLTEALLATFA from the coding sequence ATGTCCGATGGATCCAATCTCCCCGACGACGTCTCCACGCTCCCGGCCGCCACCCCGCTGACCCGGGCGGCCCTGGAGATCGACGAGTACGCCGCCACCCTCGGCTGGGACCTCCCGGCCCGGCTGTTCGCCCTGGTGGACAGCGCCGCCCTGCGCAAGGCCGACCCGCGCATCGCCAAGCAGCTCGGCCTCGCCGACACCGAGGAGGCCGGCCTCACCCCGGTCGAGCAGGACGAGCTGCCGGCCGGCATGGAGCTGGACAAGTTCCTCGGCACCATCGCGTGGCCCGACGCCGTCGCCGGCTGCGCCCTGGTGGTGGAGCGGCTGATGCTGCCGCCCGGCTCCGAGCAGACCCGCCCGCGCAACGCCAGCGACGCCCAGCTCGCCGAGTGGGTGGCCAACCACCCCAAGCGCGAGGAGGTGCGGATCACCGCCGCCGTGCTGCGCGGCGGGAAGCGGGAGGTCGCGCTGCGGCTCCGCTCCAAGGACGTCGCGCGCGAGGTGCTGACCGGCCCCGACCTGGTGCCGGGCCTGACCGAGGCCCTGCTGGCGACCTTCGCGTAG
- a CDS encoding ThiF family adenylyltransferase, which translates to MRLALKTALSRSWRDSDTLQFGTVSRHAGVLAHADRALCDFLGLVDGTRDRPALLAEGERTGFGRGPAGTVLDLLEEAGVLDDAEASDRALARFPQPHRELLGPDLASLSLIHSTPGAAPAVLAHRADRAVEVRGAGRVGAALAAVLAAGGTGAVGVVDSGRVAPGDCSPAGLPAGDVGRLRSTAAREAVDRASARHPARHSRRPRPGLPDLVVLAPRDGSGAFAGGTPQARELLRAGVPHLYVGVVEEFGVVGPLVVPGSSACGHCLVLAREDEDAAWPRILAQLADDGPGRAPAPACDTALATAVAGLAALHVQVFLDGGRPPSVDGWCEISAVDGMPRRLRLKGHPDCGCLWQPVPPH; encoded by the coding sequence GTGCGCCTCGCCCTCAAGACCGCCCTCTCCCGCAGCTGGCGGGACTCGGACACCCTGCAGTTCGGCACCGTCTCCCGGCACGCCGGCGTGCTCGCCCACGCCGACCGGGCCCTCTGCGACTTCCTCGGACTGGTCGACGGGACGCGCGACCGCCCCGCCCTGCTCGCCGAGGGCGAGCGGACCGGCTTCGGGCGCGGGCCGGCCGGCACCGTCCTCGACCTCCTGGAGGAGGCCGGCGTGCTCGACGACGCCGAAGCCTCCGACCGGGCGCTCGCCCGCTTCCCGCAGCCGCACCGCGAACTGCTCGGCCCCGACCTCGCCTCGCTCTCCCTGATCCACTCGACTCCCGGCGCCGCACCCGCGGTCCTGGCCCACCGGGCCGACCGCGCGGTCGAGGTGCGCGGCGCGGGCCGCGTCGGGGCGGCCCTCGCGGCCGTGCTCGCGGCGGGCGGCACGGGAGCGGTCGGCGTGGTGGACTCCGGCCGCGTCGCCCCCGGGGACTGCTCCCCCGCGGGCCTGCCGGCCGGGGACGTCGGGCGGCTGCGGTCCACCGCCGCCCGCGAGGCGGTCGACCGGGCCTCCGCCCGGCACCCGGCCCGGCACAGCCGGCGGCCGAGGCCCGGGCTGCCCGACCTGGTGGTGCTCGCGCCCCGGGACGGCAGCGGGGCGTTCGCCGGCGGCACGCCCCAGGCCCGCGAACTCCTCCGGGCCGGGGTCCCGCACCTGTACGTCGGGGTGGTGGAGGAGTTCGGGGTGGTCGGCCCCCTGGTCGTGCCGGGTTCGTCGGCCTGCGGCCACTGCCTGGTGCTGGCCCGCGAGGACGAGGACGCGGCCTGGCCTCGGATCCTCGCCCAGCTCGCCGACGACGGCCCCGGCCGGGCCCCGGCACCGGCCTGCGACACCGCCCTCGCGACCGCGGTCGCCGGACTCGCGGCGCTCCACGTCCAGGTCTTCCTGGACGGCGGCCGGCCGCCGAGCGTCGACGGCTGGTGCGAGATCTCCGCCGTCGACGGCATGCCGCGCCGGCTGCGGCTCAAGGGCCACCCGGACTGCGGGTGCCTCTGGCAGCCGGTCCCACCGCACTGA
- a CDS encoding NUDIX hydrolase, producing MTVTETGTGGTGTAGAPGTAAAGALHADAVRTLAGWRPADPAQEQLRRDYLQHLADRPDGLFRSCLPAHVTASAAVVDPAAGRVLLTLHPKVGLWLQMGGHCEPGDGDLAAAALREATEESGIPDLSLLALDGTPVPVKLDRHQVRCTGKDRPENTHLDVQYVAVAPPGSQALISEESLDLRWFDFDRLPELTDHSVRDLVARARELTG from the coding sequence ATGACGGTCACCGAGACGGGCACCGGCGGAACGGGCACCGCCGGCGCCCCCGGCACCGCCGCCGCGGGTGCCCTGCACGCGGACGCCGTCCGCACCCTGGCCGGCTGGCGCCCCGCCGACCCGGCCCAGGAGCAGCTGCGGCGCGACTACCTGCAGCACCTCGCCGACCGGCCCGACGGGCTGTTCCGCTCCTGCCTGCCCGCCCACGTCACCGCCAGCGCGGCGGTCGTCGACCCGGCCGCCGGGCGGGTGCTGCTCACCCTGCACCCCAAGGTCGGCCTCTGGCTGCAGATGGGCGGCCACTGCGAGCCCGGCGACGGTGACCTCGCTGCGGCGGCGCTGCGCGAGGCCACCGAGGAGTCCGGCATCCCGGACCTCTCGCTGCTGGCCCTCGACGGCACGCCCGTGCCGGTCAAGCTCGACCGGCACCAGGTGCGCTGCACCGGCAAGGACCGGCCCGAGAACACCCACCTCGACGTCCAGTACGTCGCGGTGGCGCCGCCCGGATCGCAGGCGCTGATCAGCGAGGAGTCCCTGGACCTGCGCTGGTTCGACTTCGACCGGCTGCCCGAGCTCACCGACCACTCGGTGCGCGACCTCGTCGCCCGGGCCCGGGAGCTGACCGGCTGA
- a CDS encoding M48 metallopeptidase family protein: MAAERDSHPSASPRRARAASGSQVAAPSTRGRPEQQPGAARSEPFDRSRVEVRRSARRSRTVSAYREGDRTIVLIPARMSHAEEQRWVAQMLEKLAAQESRRVLGDDALVARARELSAAYLDDRAEPAQVRWVTNQNSRWGSCTPSERTIRLSHRLQGMPEYVVDYVLLHELAHLLVPDHGPAFWALLEAYPKTERARGYLEGVVSAARLPHIPGARHAGQPDAGPAGSCG; this comes from the coding sequence ATGGCAGCCGAACGGGACTCCCATCCCTCGGCGTCGCCTCGGCGTGCCCGTGCAGCGTCCGGGTCGCAGGTGGCGGCGCCGAGCACGCGCGGGCGTCCGGAGCAGCAACCGGGGGCCGCGCGGTCGGAGCCGTTCGACCGTTCCCGGGTCGAGGTGCGGCGCAGCGCCAGGCGCAGCCGGACGGTCTCCGCCTACCGGGAGGGCGACCGGACCATCGTGCTGATCCCGGCGCGGATGTCCCACGCCGAGGAGCAGCGCTGGGTCGCGCAGATGCTGGAGAAGCTCGCCGCCCAGGAGAGCCGCCGGGTGCTCGGCGACGACGCGCTGGTGGCCAGGGCCCGCGAGCTCTCCGCCGCCTACCTGGACGACCGGGCCGAGCCGGCCCAGGTGCGCTGGGTGACCAACCAGAACTCGCGCTGGGGTTCGTGCACCCCCAGTGAGCGGACGATCAGGCTCTCGCACCGCCTCCAGGGCATGCCGGAGTACGTCGTCGACTACGTGCTCCTGCACGAGCTGGCACACCTGCTGGTGCCGGACCACGGGCCGGCGTTCTGGGCCCTGCTGGAGGCGTACCCGAAGACGGAGCGGGCCCGGGGCTACCTGGAGGGCGTGGTCTCCGCGGCCAGGCTGCCGCACATCCCGGGGGCCCGGCACGCCGGGCAGCCCGACGCGGGGCCGGCCGGCTCCTGCGGCTGA
- a CDS encoding zinc-dependent metalloprotease, giving the protein MSDLPFGFGVPPEEPEDGKAKPGDEQKKDQGDGEQSGPQPFGFGAGNPLGALFGMGGVPGAPGTPGAGDNPFAAMFGGLNPNDLGAAFQQLGQMLSFEGGPVNWDLAKDIARQTVVAEPAEGKSKDRSVSATERAAVAEAVRLADLWLDGSTEFPSGAGTAVAWSRAEWIEATLPVWKDLVDPVAERVGNAMGGVLPEEMQAMAGPLMGMMRSMGGAMFGTQIGQALGALAGEVVGSTDVGLPLAPAGKAALLPQNVAEFGEGLNVPVEEVRLYLALREAAHQRLFAHVPWLRAHLLGAVEAYARGIKVDTSRMEELVGQLDPSNPEALQEALAGGLLQPEDTPEQKAALARLETALALVEGWVDAVVHAAAEPHLPQAGALRETVRRRRAAGGPAEQTFATLVGLELRPRRLRDAARLWALLADARGIEGRDDLWQHPDMLPTAADLDDPDAFVHRDTAGGVEGGLDFDAIDRLLGEAAAGGAAGAAGPKSDPKPDLTKKDDEDGKDESGA; this is encoded by the coding sequence GTGAGCGACCTTCCCTTCGGATTCGGCGTTCCGCCAGAGGAGCCCGAAGACGGCAAGGCCAAGCCCGGCGACGAGCAGAAGAAGGACCAGGGCGACGGCGAGCAGAGCGGCCCGCAGCCCTTCGGCTTCGGCGCCGGCAACCCGCTCGGCGCGCTCTTCGGCATGGGCGGCGTGCCCGGCGCGCCCGGCACCCCCGGTGCGGGCGACAACCCCTTCGCCGCCATGTTCGGCGGCCTCAACCCCAACGACCTCGGCGCCGCCTTCCAGCAGCTCGGCCAGATGCTCTCGTTCGAGGGCGGCCCGGTCAACTGGGACCTCGCCAAGGACATCGCCCGGCAGACCGTCGTCGCCGAGCCCGCCGAGGGCAAGAGCAAGGACCGCTCGGTCAGCGCGACCGAGCGGGCCGCCGTCGCCGAGGCCGTCCGCCTCGCCGACCTCTGGCTCGACGGCTCCACCGAGTTCCCCTCCGGTGCCGGCACCGCCGTCGCCTGGAGCCGCGCCGAGTGGATCGAGGCCACCCTCCCGGTCTGGAAGGACCTCGTCGACCCGGTCGCCGAGCGCGTCGGCAACGCCATGGGCGGTGTCCTGCCCGAGGAGATGCAGGCCATGGCCGGCCCGCTGATGGGCATGATGCGCTCCATGGGCGGCGCCATGTTCGGCACCCAGATCGGCCAGGCGCTCGGCGCGCTCGCCGGCGAGGTCGTCGGCTCCACCGACGTCGGCCTCCCGCTCGCCCCCGCCGGCAAGGCCGCGCTGCTGCCGCAGAACGTCGCCGAGTTCGGCGAGGGCCTGAACGTGCCCGTCGAGGAGGTCCGGCTCTACCTCGCCCTGCGCGAGGCCGCCCACCAGCGGCTCTTCGCCCACGTGCCGTGGCTCCGCGCCCACCTGCTCGGCGCCGTCGAGGCCTACGCCCGCGGCATCAAGGTCGACACCTCCCGGATGGAGGAGCTGGTCGGCCAGCTCGACCCGAGCAACCCCGAAGCCCTCCAGGAGGCGCTCGCCGGCGGCCTGCTCCAGCCCGAGGACACCCCCGAGCAGAAGGCCGCGCTCGCCCGCCTGGAGACCGCGCTCGCGCTCGTCGAGGGCTGGGTCGACGCGGTCGTGCACGCCGCCGCCGAACCCCACCTGCCGCAGGCCGGGGCGCTGCGCGAGACCGTCCGCCGCCGCCGCGCGGCCGGCGGGCCCGCCGAGCAGACCTTCGCCACCCTGGTCGGCCTCGAACTGCGCCCCCGCCGGCTGCGCGACGCCGCCCGGCTCTGGGCGCTGCTCGCCGACGCCCGCGGCATCGAGGGCCGCGACGACCTCTGGCAGCACCCCGACATGCTGCCCACCGCCGCCGACCTCGACGACCCGGACGCCTTCGTGCACCGGGACACCGCGGGCGGTGTCGAGGGCGGCCTCGACTTCGACGCGATCGACAGGCTCCTCGGCGAGGCCGCGGCGGGCGGTGCGGCCGGTGCGGCCGGCCCGAAGTCCGACCCGAAGCCCGACCTGACGAAGAAGGACGACGAGGACGGAAAGGACGAGTCCGGCGCATGA
- a CDS encoding ABC1 kinase family protein, protein MSDLPRKAMTRTARLAALPLGIAGRATLGLGKRIGGRSAEVVTAELQQATADQLFKVLGELKGGAMKFGQVLSVFEAALPEEVAGPYRAALTKLQDAAPPMPASTVHTALEQRLGAHWRELFREFDDRPAAAASIGQVHRAVWHDGRTVAVKVQYPGAGDALLADLSQLSRVAWLLGPLIPGLDIKPLITELRERVAEELDYELEAQAQRRHAEEFAGDPEIVVPGVVAQADQVLVSEWMDGTPLSEVIAGGTQEERDRAGQLLARFLFAGPSRTGLLHADPHPGNFRLLKDDGPVEGWRLGVLDFGTVDRLPGGLPAPIGASLRMALAGDAAGVLAMLREEGFVKPSIELDPDAVLDYLLPIIEPAAVDSFHFTRAWMRAQAARIADPRSPAYNLGKQLNLPPSYLLIHRVTLSTIGVLCQLGAKAPFRAEMLAWLPEFAEERPAPPKRRGPTKKD, encoded by the coding sequence GTGAGCGATCTTCCGCGCAAGGCAATGACCCGCACGGCAAGACTCGCCGCCCTGCCGCTGGGGATAGCCGGCCGGGCCACCCTCGGGCTGGGGAAGCGGATCGGGGGCCGGTCGGCCGAGGTCGTGACGGCCGAGCTGCAACAGGCCACCGCCGACCAGCTGTTCAAGGTCCTGGGGGAGCTCAAGGGCGGGGCGATGAAGTTCGGGCAGGTGCTGTCCGTCTTCGAGGCCGCGCTGCCCGAGGAGGTGGCCGGTCCGTACCGGGCGGCGCTGACCAAGCTGCAGGACGCCGCGCCGCCGATGCCGGCCTCCACCGTGCACACCGCCCTGGAACAGCGGCTGGGCGCGCACTGGCGGGAGCTGTTCCGGGAGTTCGACGACCGGCCGGCGGCGGCCGCGTCGATCGGGCAGGTGCACCGGGCGGTCTGGCACGACGGGCGCACGGTCGCGGTCAAGGTGCAGTACCCGGGCGCGGGGGACGCGCTGCTGGCGGACCTCTCGCAGCTGAGCCGGGTCGCCTGGCTGCTGGGCCCGCTGATTCCGGGCCTGGACATCAAGCCGCTGATCACCGAGCTGCGCGAGCGGGTCGCCGAGGAGCTGGACTACGAACTGGAGGCCCAGGCCCAGCGGCGCCACGCCGAGGAGTTCGCGGGCGACCCGGAGATCGTCGTGCCGGGTGTGGTGGCGCAGGCCGACCAGGTGCTGGTGTCGGAGTGGATGGACGGCACCCCGCTCTCCGAGGTGATCGCCGGCGGGACCCAGGAGGAGCGGGACCGCGCGGGACAGTTGCTGGCGCGCTTCCTGTTCGCCGGCCCGTCGCGGACCGGGCTGCTGCACGCCGATCCGCACCCGGGCAACTTCCGGCTGCTGAAGGACGACGGCCCGGTGGAGGGCTGGCGGCTGGGCGTCCTGGACTTCGGCACGGTCGACCGGCTGCCCGGCGGGCTGCCGGCGCCGATCGGGGCGTCGCTGCGGATGGCCCTGGCCGGGGACGCGGCGGGCGTGCTGGCGATGCTACGGGAGGAGGGCTTCGTGAAGCCCTCGATCGAGCTGGACCCGGACGCGGTGCTGGACTACCTGCTGCCGATCATCGAGCCCGCGGCGGTGGACTCGTTCCACTTCACCCGGGCGTGGATGCGGGCGCAGGCCGCGCGGATCGCCGATCCCCGCTCCCCCGCGTACAACCTGGGCAAGCAGCTGAACCTGCCGCCGTCCTACCTGCTGATCCACCGGGTGACGCTGAGCACCATCGGCGTGCTCTGCCAGCTGGGGGCGAAGGCGCCGTTCCGGGCGGAGATGCTGGCGTGGCTGCCGGAGTTCGCGGAGGAGCGGCCGGCGCCGCCGAAGCGACGGGGGCCGACGAAGAAGGACTGA
- a CDS encoding molybdenum cofactor biosynthesis protein MoaE — MSENHDPIRLLAIRDTPLSLDEVYAAVGDDAAGGTTVFVGTVRDHDGGKSVSALEYSCHPTAEQEMRRIAEKVVADFPVRALAAVHRIGRLGITDKAVIVAVSCAHRGEAFAAARRLIDDLKHEVPIWKHQVFSDGEEEWVGAGNC; from the coding sequence ATGTCCGAGAACCACGACCCGATCCGCCTGCTCGCGATCCGCGACACCCCGCTCTCGCTCGACGAGGTGTACGCGGCGGTGGGCGACGACGCGGCCGGCGGGACGACCGTCTTCGTCGGGACGGTCCGCGACCACGACGGCGGCAAGTCGGTCTCCGCGCTGGAGTACAGCTGCCACCCCACGGCCGAGCAGGAGATGCGCCGGATCGCCGAGAAGGTCGTCGCGGACTTCCCGGTCCGGGCGCTCGCCGCGGTGCACCGGATCGGCCGGCTGGGGATCACCGACAAGGCGGTGATCGTCGCGGTCTCCTGCGCCCACCGCGGTGAGGCGTTCGCCGCCGCCCGCCGGCTGATCGACGACCTCAAGCACGAGGTGCCGATCTGGAAGCACCAGGTCTTCTCCGACGGCGAGGAGGAGTGGGTCGGCGCCGGGAACTGCTGA
- a CDS encoding YlbL family protein, which produces MPRRSATMLAATLLLIALLCASVLMKVPYTEMSPGPTYNTLGVQEKTGTPVITITGHESFPASGHLNMTTVQVTGAKYEPSLVNAVVGWLRDDVLVVPHDNVYPKGQTDAEAKQQNAEEFALSEDHARTAALKQLGIPMGSELIVQAVTAGAPAEGRLHAGDQIVAVDGAPVGDPEAVAKAVTRHQPGEQVVFTVVPRVKEGSAEPGVRTDITVPTVKSPDTGSAMVGIRPGLKHTYPFRIDIGLQDVGGPSAGLMFSLGIIDKLTPGDLTAGRFVAGTGTIDDDGAVGPIGGISMKLIAARDAGAEFFLTPAANCAEAGKHTPDGLTLVKAETLDGALKSLEQVRSGQTSALPSCAS; this is translated from the coding sequence ATGCCACGCCGCTCTGCGACGATGCTCGCCGCCACCCTGCTGCTCATAGCGCTGCTCTGTGCCTCGGTGCTGATGAAGGTGCCGTACACGGAGATGAGCCCGGGCCCGACGTACAACACGCTCGGTGTGCAGGAGAAGACGGGCACGCCGGTGATCACCATCACCGGCCACGAGTCGTTCCCGGCGAGCGGCCACCTCAACATGACCACCGTCCAGGTCACCGGGGCCAAGTACGAGCCCAGCCTGGTCAACGCGGTGGTCGGCTGGCTGCGGGACGACGTGCTGGTGGTGCCGCACGACAACGTCTACCCGAAGGGGCAGACCGACGCCGAGGCCAAGCAGCAGAACGCCGAGGAGTTCGCGCTCTCCGAGGACCACGCCCGCACCGCCGCGCTCAAGCAGCTCGGCATCCCGATGGGCAGCGAGCTGATCGTCCAGGCCGTCACGGCCGGCGCCCCGGCCGAGGGCCGGCTGCACGCCGGCGACCAGATCGTCGCCGTCGACGGCGCCCCGGTGGGCGACCCGGAGGCCGTGGCCAAGGCGGTCACCAGGCACCAGCCCGGTGAGCAGGTGGTCTTCACCGTGGTGCCGCGGGTCAAGGAGGGCTCCGCCGAGCCGGGCGTGCGCACCGACATCACCGTCCCGACCGTGAAGTCGCCCGACACCGGGTCCGCGATGGTCGGCATCCGCCCGGGCCTGAAGCACACCTACCCGTTCCGCATCGACATCGGGCTGCAGGACGTCGGCGGGCCCAGCGCCGGCCTGATGTTCTCGCTCGGCATCATCGACAAGCTGACGCCCGGCGACCTCACCGCCGGCCGGTTCGTGGCCGGCACCGGCACCATCGACGACGACGGCGCGGTCGGGCCGATCGGCGGCATATCGATGAAGCTGATCGCCGCGCGGGACGCCGGCGCCGAGTTCTTCCTCACACCGGCCGCCAACTGCGCCGAGGCGGGCAAGCACACCCCGGACGGGCTGACCCTGGTCAAGGCCGAGACGCTGGACGGCGCGCTGAAGTCGCTGGAGCAGGTCCGCTCCGGGCAGACCTCCGCGCTGCCGTCCTGCGCCTCGTAA